From one Syntrophales bacterium genomic stretch:
- a CDS encoding YihY/virulence factor BrkB family protein: protein MSKIMETARELIDFIRHDVWRVRIKDMPRKKSFLIRQLRIFILAVRGFDEDKCLLRASALTFYSLISIVPVLAMFFGVAKGFGFEKRLERQLLEQFQGHEDVIMQVIGFSESLLANTKGGLIAGVGVIILFYAVIKVLGHIETSFNDIWGIQEPRSLGRKFSDYLSVMLLCPILIILSSSVTVFITTQVTMIMEKIALLGIFSPVISFVLTLLPYGIVWVLFSFLYIFMPNTKVHLSSGILAGIIAGTMYQLVQFGYIAFQVGASKYNAIYGSFAALPLFLVWLQLSWFIVLFGAEYSFARQNVDTYEFEPDSLKISPSRRRLFTLQTAYLLVSNFAEGGKPLTANDICHRLEIPIRLVHLILSDLMAAGIVNATETDGYREPGYQPARDINTLTVQFVLDALDNSGTESIPAARTDELETLSEILQTFRDDMARSPANRLLRNL from the coding sequence ATGAGCAAAATCATGGAGACAGCCCGAGAGTTGATTGATTTTATCAGACATGACGTCTGGAGGGTGAGAATCAAGGACATGCCTCGGAAAAAGTCATTTCTCATCCGGCAGCTACGGATATTTATCCTCGCGGTCCGCGGTTTTGACGAGGACAAGTGTCTCTTGAGGGCTTCGGCTCTCACCTTCTATTCACTGATTTCAATCGTTCCCGTGCTGGCGATGTTCTTCGGCGTGGCAAAGGGATTCGGGTTCGAGAAACGTCTTGAAAGGCAGCTGCTGGAGCAGTTCCAGGGGCATGAAGATGTCATCATGCAGGTTATCGGCTTTTCCGAATCGCTGCTTGCCAACACGAAAGGGGGACTGATTGCCGGTGTGGGCGTCATCATCCTGTTCTACGCGGTCATCAAGGTTCTCGGCCACATCGAAACATCCTTCAACGATATCTGGGGAATCCAGGAGCCAAGAAGCCTGGGAAGAAAGTTCAGTGATTACCTTTCGGTCATGCTGCTGTGCCCGATTCTGATTATCCTGTCAAGCAGCGTTACGGTTTTCATCACTACCCAGGTAACGATGATCATGGAGAAGATCGCTCTCCTCGGGATATTCAGCCCGGTCATATCCTTCGTGCTCACGCTGCTGCCGTACGGTATCGTCTGGGTGCTGTTTTCTTTCCTTTATATCTTCATGCCCAATACGAAGGTGCATCTGTCCTCGGGAATCCTCGCGGGAATCATAGCCGGAACCATGTACCAGCTCGTTCAGTTCGGCTACATCGCGTTCCAGGTGGGAGCATCGAAATACAACGCCATCTACGGCAGTTTCGCGGCGCTGCCCTTGTTCCTTGTCTGGTTGCAGTTGAGCTGGTTCATAGTGCTTTTCGGGGCGGAGTATTCGTTCGCCCGCCAGAATGTGGACACCTATGAATTCGAGCCTGACTCGCTCAAGATAAGTCCTTCCCGCAGGAGACTTTTCACCCTTCAGACAGCCTATCTGCTGGTATCGAATTTCGCGGAAGGAGGGAAGCCCCTGACAGCCAACGACATTTGCCATCGACTTGAAATCCCGATTCGCCTGGTGCATCTGATACTTTCCGACCTTATGGCCGCCGGAATCGTCAATGCCACAGAGACCGACGGATACAGGGAACCCGGGTACCAGCCCGCCAGGGACATCAATACGCTCACCGTTCAGTTCGTTCTCGATGCCCTTGACAACAGCGGGACGGAATCAATTCCCGCGGCCAGGACCGATGAGCTGGAAACCCTTTCGGAAATACTTCAAACCTTCAGGGACGACATGGCTCGATCCCCGGCTAACCGCCTGCTGCGGAACCTGTAG